From one Triticum urartu cultivar G1812 chromosome 3, Tu2.1, whole genome shotgun sequence genomic stretch:
- the LOC125547899 gene encoding putative xyloglucan endotransglucosylase/hydrolase protein 1, which yields MHLTMASSLQPWLLLLILPLLSLLLSTAAPAAVFNDNFVAVGGTDANHLVNQGTSVRLVLDRSSGAGFSSKLAYGSGLIQMRIKIPAGYTAGVVTAFYLTSEPEYGDHDEVDFEFLGNVEGKPVALQTNIFLNGKGEREQKFDLWFDPSADFHDYKILWNPYQLVMFVDNTPIRVLKNLTPGQFLVRPMKIRGSLWDGSDWATDNGKYRVDYNRAPFTAVLQGFDVYGCPATGGAPCDSLSLSWNAIRSLTPAQEAAYKNAKSKSMTYDYCTDKSRPNFHLPGECNNN from the exons ATGCACCTAACAATGGCTTCCAGTTTGCAGCCATGGCTTCTCCTCCTCATCCTCCCCCTCCTCTCTTTGCTGCTCAGCACAGCAGCGCCTGCGGCGGTGTTCAACGACAACTTCGTGGCAGTAGGGGGTACAGATGCTAATCACCTAGTTAATCAGGGGACATCAGTTCGCCTCGTCTTGGATAGGAGCTCCG GGGCTGGATTTAGTTCCAAGCTGGCGTATGGTTCAGGGTTGATCCAAATGAGGATCAAGATACCCGCCGGGTACACTGCCGGGGTTGTAACGGCCTTCTAT CTCACGTCGGAGCCCGAGTACGGTGACCACGACGAGGTGGATTTCGAGTTCTTGGGCAACGTGGAGGGCAAGCCGGTCGCTCTGCAGACCAACATCTTCCTGAACGGCAAAGGCGAGAGGGAGCAGAAGTTCGACCTTTGGTTCGACCCGAGTGCCGATTTCCATGACTACAAGATACTCTGGAACCCCTACCAGCTCGT GATGTTCGTCGACAACACCCCCATACGGGTGCTGAAGAACCTCACGCCAGGCCAGTTCCTGGTGAGGCCGATGAAGATCCGCGGGAGCCTCTGGGACGGCTCCGACTGGGCGACGGACAATGGCAAATACAGGGTCGACTATAACCGTGCGCCGTTCACCGCCGTGTTACAGGGTTTCGACGTCTATGGCTGCCCCGCCACCGGAGGCGCGCCGTGTGACTCGCTGAGCCTGTCGTGGAACGCGATCCGGAGCCTGACGCCCGCGCAGGAGGCGGCGTACAAGAACGCCAAGAGCAAGTCCATGACCTACGACTATTGTACCGATAAGTCTAGGCCCAACTTCCATCTACCGGGGGAGTGCAACAATAACTAA